A window of Nitratireductor kimnyeongensis genomic DNA:
TCCCCGATGTGACTGACGAGGCCTGATCCAGTGGACAACAGGTAAACGGTTGAAACGGCATCTCTTCGAGGTGCCGTTTTCTTTGCGCGTTTTTCTCCACGAATCGCTTACTCTTGTTCAATGGCGCTTGGTTTCCTCAACAACATGATCGGGCTGAAAGTGACGGCTCCTCCGGCAGAGCGCGTACATCGCGTGGCCGGTCGGGAACTGCCACTGCGCATTGTCGAGAATGCGAGGGCACGGCGGTTGACGTTGCGGATCGAGCCGGGTGGGCGCGGCCTGCGCATCACCGTGCCGCCGGGCCTTTCCCGCTCACGCGAGGTGGAAGAGTTTCTCGACCGCCACACCGGCTGGCTTGAGCAGAAGCTGAAAAAGCTGCCCGAACGACCTTTGGTCCGACCGGGTATCAAGATCCCGGTGCGCGGCGTGCCGCATTTGATCGTGCACGATCCCGAGAGCCGTGGCGCTGCCAGACTTGCCATGAGGGACGGTGCGCCCGTGCTGGTTGTTCCGGGGGACGGTGAGCGTTTGCCGCGGCGGGTCGCCGATTTCCTGAAGCGCGAGGCCAAGCGGGACATCGAGGCTCTGGTGGCAAAACACTCCGCCACCATTGGCAAACGCGCCCGCGCGATCCGCTTTCGCGACACCAAGAGCCGCTGGGGCTCCTGCACCTCGGATGGCACGCTCTCCTTCTCCTGGCGCATCATGATGGCCCCGCCTCTGGTGATCGATTATCTGGTCGCCCATGAGGTCGCGCATCTGAAAGAGATGAACCATAGCGCCCGTTTCTGGAAGCTCTGCCGGGAGCTGTGCCCCGAAACGGACCGTTGCAAGGACTGGCTGAAACGCAATGGCACGGCTTTGCAGGCCATCGGGTTTGAGTGACGGGTGTGCTTTGCCGGGTGTTTTTCTAGGCGACTTCGCCTGATTGCTACTGAGGTGCCGGGCGCCCTCGCCCTTCGACAGGCTCAGGATGAGGGCTACTTCAGCGTCGCCGCACAAAACGACTGAAGAAACACGCCAGCAATTCAACAGCCCTCATCCTGAGCTTCTTGAGCTTGTCGAAAGACGAAGGGCGAGGGGGCCTGGCGCGACCGCCTCCTGCCTCGACTCCGCCGTCAATTCATGGCACTTCCTTGTTATGACACTCGACGTAAAAATCTGCGGTCTGAAGACCGATGAAACCGTGGCGGCGGCGCTGGATGGCGGGGCGAGCCATATCGGCTTTATCTTCTTTGAAAAAAGCCCGCGCCATGTGGAGCCCGAAATGGCTGCAAACCTGCGAAAAGCGGCCCATGGACGGGCACAGGCTGTTGCCGTTTCGGTGAATGTCGATGATGCGGGACTGGATGCCATCGTGAGCGCTGTTCAGCCCGACATGCTGCAGCTTCATGGCGGGGAAAGCCCGGAGCGCGTTGCCGAGGTGAAGGCCCGCTACGGATTGCCGGTGATGAAGGCGTTTGCCATCCGCGAGGCGGGCGATCTGGAGCGCATCGCGCCCTATCGCGGCATCGCCGACCGGTTCCTT
This region includes:
- a CDS encoding M48 family metallopeptidase, whose product is MALGFLNNMIGLKVTAPPAERVHRVAGRELPLRIVENARARRLTLRIEPGGRGLRITVPPGLSRSREVEEFLDRHTGWLEQKLKKLPERPLVRPGIKIPVRGVPHLIVHDPESRGAARLAMRDGAPVLVVPGDGERLPRRVADFLKREAKRDIEALVAKHSATIGKRARAIRFRDTKSRWGSCTSDGTLSFSWRIMMAPPLVIDYLVAHEVAHLKEMNHSARFWKLCRELCPETDRCKDWLKRNGTALQAIGFE
- a CDS encoding phosphoribosylanthranilate isomerase; protein product: MTLDVKICGLKTDETVAAALDGGASHIGFIFFEKSPRHVEPEMAANLRKAAHGRAQAVAVSVNVDDAGLDAIVSAVQPDMLQLHGGESPERVAEVKARYGLPVMKAFAIREAGDLERIAPYRGIADRFLFDAKPPKGSELPGGNGVSFDWQLLAGLDDKVDYMLSGGLNAGNIGAALKAASPRGIDISSGVESAPGVKDQQMIRDFFAAIRQALETDAAPA